The Deltaproteobacteria bacterium region TCGGCCCGGAACGGCTGATCGAGGCTACGACCCGGGCGGGCTTCCCGTCCACGATCTTTTAAAAAGGAGGAACACCGCGATGAAGGTGGAGGTTCTGTATTTCGAGGGTTGCCCCAATCAGGCCCCTGCGTTGGAGATGGTGCGGCGCGTCCTGGAGCGGGAAAAGATCGAAGCCGAAGTCCGGACGATTGAGGTGACGGACGAAAAGGTTGCCGAGACCGTGCGGTTCCTCGGATCCCCCTCGATCCGGGTGAACGGTGTGGACATCGAGCCGGGCAGGGAGGGCGACTCGCCTTTTTTCGGGTGCCGCACCTACGCGGTCGGCGGGAAAACGGTCGGTGTGCCGCCGGAGAAGTGGCTGACGGATGCCCTGCGCCGCGGCTCTGTGGTCTTTTGACTTTCCTCAGCCACTGCGTGCCTCCTCCCCGGGTGCGGGTCGGCCCTTCCCCCGCGGAATCGTTCCCTCGCAGGGGACCATCGTCTGGCAAAGGCCGCAACCAGTTTCGGACATGTTGAAGCGTTCCCCATGGGGGCGTCGTCGACCCGCCTCCAGGCCGGGGAAAGCTGCGGGGCGAGCGCCGGTGCCCGCTCCCGGATCGGATGCGGGTTACAGGCCAAGATCCTCGTTCACGACTAGGACCCGCATGTCGGTAAGGCGCGGCTTGCGCTCAATGACCGTGGTAATGCGACAGATGCGGTCCGGCGAGTTGCAATCGCTGCAGAAACCGGACTTGGCGCAAGGAGTATTGCAGTTGAGCCGCCTGGCGTTTGGCGGAGAAGTCCGCTCTTTGATCCTCTTGATGGCGGCGGCGACATCGCCGTCCACCAGCTTGTTCCGTCCGGCCACGACGATCACCTTTTTCGGACCGAAGGACATCGAGGCGACACGGTTGCCGGTTGCGTCGATATTCACCAAACTCCCGGTAAGGGTCACCGCGTTGCAGCCGGTCAGGAACAGATCGCAGGTCAGTTGCCGTCGCATGACGGCGATTCGCTCATCCAGCGAAAGGTCGGGCTGAACATGCATCAGCAACTCCTTCCCCATCTCCCTGAGCCGGTCGGCCACTTCCAGATCGGCCAGCGACAGCGAGTTGCCGAAACCGATACTTACCGCATCGGCAGCTTCCCTGACAATATAGGCGACCGCCTCTTCCCGGCCCTGGCAATACACCGCGGCAAATCCGTTTTTACCCAGAGATTGGACCGCTTTCTCGCACTTCTTTTGGTGGGACCATGTCACGAGCTCCCGGGTCGTCGCCATTGCATGCCTCCTGCGCTGCCGATACCGCTCCTTCCGCGCCGCCTCGATTTTGTCCACTTGTACGGTAGCACCTAATGCGCTTCCTTTCGCAGTTGCCGCTCGCGCAGGTCATCCTGCCAGTGGTAGGGGAGGTCGACAATGGTGCCGGCCGGGAGCGTCTCGGCGGCGTAGCGCAGGCAGTCCTGCAGCACCGCAACGTGGGTCTCCTTTTCCCCAATGCCGCCCAGGGTGAGCCCGAAGGGGTGTTCGATGAACAGTGCCTTGGAAGGCTTGGCCTGCAGGGTCATCTCCTTGACCAGCGACAGGGATACGGTGGGGAGCCCCACCACATCGAGTACTCTCTGTATCAGTCCCACGGACTGAGAGCAGACCGGTCACGATGGGACCAGCAGGGCCAG contains the following coding sequences:
- a CDS encoding DUF2703 domain-containing protein; this encodes RPGTADRGYDPGGLPVHDLLKRRNTAMKVEVLYFEGCPNQAPALEMVRRVLEREKIEAEVRTIEVTDEKVAETVRFLGSPSIRVNGVDIEPGREGDSPFFGCRTYAVGGKTVGVPPEKWLTDALRRGSVVF
- a CDS encoding lactate utilization protein, translating into MATTRELVTWSHQKKCEKAVQSLGKNGFAAVYCQGREEAVAYIVREAADAVSIGFGNSLSLADLEVADRLREMGKELLMHVQPDLSLDERIAVMRRQLTCDLFLTGCNAVTLTGSLVNIDATGNRVASMSFGPKKVIVVAGRNKLVDGDVAAAIKRIKERTSPPNARRLNCNTPCAKSGFCSDCNSPDRICRITTVIERKPRLTDMRVLVVNEDLGL